A genome region from Colwellia sp. Arc7-D includes the following:
- the ribBA gene encoding bifunctional 3,4-dihydroxy-2-butanone-4-phosphate synthase/GTP cyclohydrolase II has translation MNLHTPQEIIDDIAHGKMVILMDDEDRENEGDFIMAAEKVTPEAINFMATHGRGLICMPMSAERCELLKLPLMVDKNDAQFTTNFTVSIEAAEGVTTGISAADRATTVLAAVGKNANHNSIVQPGHIFPLIAKDGGVLNRAGHTEASVDLARLAGLEAAAVIVEILNEDGTMARRPDLEIIAEKHGIKMGTIADLIEYRNANETTIERVSQCKLPTAFGDFDLTVFKDTIDGQAHFALTKGEIKPEEPTLVRVHLENTFRDLLFSQRESVAKWPMADALEKIGKEGGVLVLLGKHETPLELIAQVQKYAKLDAGETVKEVKRHVGSRNVGVGSQILANLGVSKMRLLSSQTKYHSLSGFGLEVVEYIAD, from the coding sequence ATGAATTTACACACGCCACAAGAGATTATCGACGATATAGCTCATGGTAAAATGGTCATCTTAATGGATGATGAAGATCGCGAAAATGAAGGTGACTTCATTATGGCGGCAGAAAAAGTTACACCAGAAGCGATTAACTTTATGGCAACCCATGGTCGTGGTCTTATTTGTATGCCAATGTCAGCAGAGCGTTGCGAACTTTTAAAGCTTCCGTTAATGGTTGATAAAAATGATGCGCAGTTTACCACTAACTTTACTGTTTCTATTGAAGCTGCTGAAGGTGTAACAACCGGTATTTCTGCTGCGGATCGTGCTACAACTGTTTTAGCTGCTGTTGGCAAAAATGCTAATCACAATTCTATTGTACAGCCGGGTCATATTTTTCCTCTTATTGCTAAAGATGGCGGTGTTTTAAATCGTGCTGGTCATACGGAAGCTAGTGTAGATTTAGCTCGTTTAGCGGGTCTTGAAGCCGCTGCGGTTATTGTTGAAATTTTAAATGAAGACGGCACCATGGCGCGTCGTCCTGATTTAGAAATTATTGCCGAAAAACATGGCATAAAAATGGGCACCATTGCTGACTTAATTGAATACCGTAATGCCAACGAAACAACTATTGAGCGTGTTTCTCAATGTAAATTACCAACCGCCTTTGGTGATTTTGATTTAACGGTATTTAAAGACACTATTGACGGCCAAGCACATTTTGCCTTAACCAAAGGTGAAATTAAGCCTGAAGAGCCAACGTTAGTGCGTGTGCACTTAGAAAATACCTTTAGAGACTTACTCTTTAGCCAACGTGAAAGTGTTGCTAAATGGCCAATGGCTGACGCTTTAGAAAAAATTGGTAAAGAAGGTGGCGTACTGGTCTTATTAGGTAAGCACGAAACGCCGCTAGAGTTAATCGCCCAAGTACAAAAGTACGCCAAGCTTGACGCGGGTGAAACTGTGAAAGAAGTGAAACGTCATGTTGGCTCACGCAATGTAGGTGTTGGCTCACAAATTTTAGCAAATTTAGGTGTGAGTAAAATGCGCCTGTTAAGCTCGCAAACAAAATATCACTCACTTTCAGGCTTTGGTCTAGAAGTAGTAGAATACATTGCTGATTAA
- a CDS encoding flagellar motor protein MotB: protein MADKCKCPPPGLPAWMGTFADLMSLLMCFFVLLLSFSEMDVLKFKQIAGSMKFAFGVQNKIEVKDIPKGTSIIAQEFRPGKPEPTPIEVIQQQTMEMTQQMLEFQAGDETEAGGRQEQRGAERGGQSQSTADAMSLEAIQQAKDELEQASQEEVNELVKKIAEQLEKQIQDGAIELESLGQQVIIRIRENGSFPSGSAFLQPQFKPIMREIGLLLNTVPGEIMISGNTDNQGISSELFTSNWDLSSKRAVAIAHEIIKVPGFDQSRLLVVGHADTRPLVPNTNRLNRRLNRRVEIAINQGKAKETDPISIK, encoded by the coding sequence ATGGCCGATAAATGTAAATGTCCACCTCCGGGACTACCAGCATGGATGGGTACATTCGCTGACTTAATGTCGTTGCTGATGTGCTTTTTCGTGTTGCTTTTATCTTTTTCTGAAATGGACGTTTTAAAGTTTAAGCAAATTGCTGGCTCGATGAAATTCGCATTTGGTGTGCAAAATAAAATTGAAGTGAAAGATATTCCTAAAGGCACCAGTATTATCGCCCAAGAATTTAGACCAGGTAAGCCTGAACCAACACCCATTGAAGTGATTCAACAGCAAACTATGGAAATGACCCAACAAATGTTGGAGTTTCAAGCGGGTGATGAAACAGAAGCTGGTGGTCGACAAGAGCAACGTGGCGCTGAACGTGGCGGACAATCACAAAGTACGGCAGACGCAATGTCGTTAGAAGCTATTCAACAGGCGAAAGATGAGTTAGAGCAAGCATCACAAGAAGAAGTGAATGAGCTTGTGAAAAAAATAGCCGAACAATTAGAAAAACAAATACAAGATGGTGCTATTGAGCTCGAGTCTTTAGGCCAGCAAGTGATTATTCGCATACGAGAAAACGGTTCATTCCCTTCAGGATCTGCATTTTTGCAGCCACAGTTTAAACCGATTATGCGAGAAATTGGTTTGTTATTAAATACGGTACCTGGTGAGATAATGATCTCTGGCAATACAGATAACCAAGGCATAAGTTCTGAATTATTTACTTCTAATTGGGATTTATCAAGCAAGCGCGCGGTAGCTATTGCTCATGAAATCATTAAAGTACCGGGCTTTGACCAATCACGCTTATTGGTTGTTGGTCATGCGGATACTCGCCCCTTAGTGCCAAATACCAACCGGTTAAATAGACGACTTAATCGTCGGGTAGAAATTGCCATTAACCAAGGCAAGGCAAAAGAGACTGATCCCATATCAATTAAATAA
- a CDS encoding 2-dehydropantoate 2-reductase encodes MNIAVIGQGAIGLLWYHHLSQATNNLVSLHCSSSVTSVPKNYEFTDINQKYAQFSLNIATDNAFTSADVVLLCVKSYQVNAAIFALKNKISTKAKIIFCHNGLGAFNDFSALEQPCLALLTTHGCKINQPFHAQHTGLGHSDLGLINGNISNADRNNITSTFMSALPTLTYSDNIKEKQWLKLAINCVINPITALENIDNGQLLNDKFQAQVTALILEIIAIAAFENIEFNFNELREKIMTVAQSTAQNCSSMRSDILNKRKTEIDYINGYIVKVANRMNLSVPENEKLLREIKALEVQQ; translated from the coding sequence ATGAATATAGCCGTTATTGGTCAAGGTGCTATTGGGCTTCTCTGGTATCATCATTTATCACAAGCAACTAATAACTTAGTTAGCTTACACTGTTCTTCAAGCGTCACATCTGTGCCTAAGAATTATGAATTTACAGATATTAACCAAAAGTACGCTCAATTTTCATTAAATATCGCCACCGATAACGCGTTTACTAGCGCTGATGTAGTATTACTTTGCGTGAAGTCTTATCAGGTAAATGCAGCAATATTTGCCCTAAAAAATAAAATATCAACTAAAGCAAAAATCATTTTTTGTCATAACGGCCTAGGAGCATTCAATGATTTTTCAGCACTTGAGCAACCGTGTTTAGCTTTATTAACCACGCATGGCTGTAAAATAAACCAGCCTTTTCATGCACAACACACCGGCTTAGGACATAGTGATTTAGGCCTTATCAATGGCAATATTTCCAATGCTGACCGCAACAATATAACTTCAACATTCATGAGCGCTTTACCGACACTTACTTATTCCGACAATATAAAAGAAAAGCAATGGCTTAAGTTAGCAATTAATTGTGTAATTAACCCAATCACGGCATTAGAAAACATCGACAATGGCCAACTCCTCAATGATAAATTCCAAGCACAAGTAACGGCTTTAATACTTGAAATTATTGCCATTGCAGCTTTTGAAAATATAGAATTTAACTTTAATGAGTTACGAGAAAAGATTATGACTGTGGCTCAAAGTACCGCACAAAACTGCTCATCAATGCGCAGTGATATATTAAATAAACGAAAAACAGAAATTGATTATATTAATGGCTATATTGTCAAAGTAGCAAACAGAATGAATTTATCAGTTCCAGAAAATGAAAAGCTACTGCGTGAGATTAAAGCGTTAGAAGTGCAACAATAA
- the ispA gene encoding (2E,6E)-farnesyl diphosphate synthase, which yields MTKLAFIDDVQTRINDYLTKKLDSLVINDEKLLDAMRYGLLIGGKRMRPYLAYITGATLDAEQSDIDGVAAAIECIHAYSLLHDDLPAMDDDDLRRGQLTCHKAFDEATAILAGDSLQTLAFDIIANHDFSEIVNKKRINLLRYLVAASGYQGMCGGQALDLAATDKAISLAELENLHSLKTGALLEASVKMAAECSNNATAQDKAQLAHYAKLVGLAYQVRDDIIDITSTEEELGKPAGSDLAANKSTYPALLGLHGAQEKAENLYQQALQALDTLPYNTQSLSDFATFIVSRKN from the coding sequence TTGACTAAACTTGCCTTTATTGACGATGTGCAAACACGCATTAATGATTATCTAACTAAAAAGCTCGACAGTTTAGTCATTAACGATGAGAAGCTTTTAGACGCTATGCGTTACGGCTTGCTTATTGGTGGCAAGCGTATGAGGCCTTATTTAGCATATATCACAGGTGCGACTTTAGATGCAGAACAAAGTGATATTGATGGTGTTGCCGCGGCAATAGAATGTATTCATGCTTATTCACTCTTACATGACGACTTACCCGCGATGGATGACGATGATTTGCGCCGTGGGCAATTAACTTGTCATAAAGCCTTTGATGAAGCTACCGCTATTCTCGCTGGAGATAGTTTGCAAACATTAGCTTTTGATATTATCGCCAATCATGATTTTTCTGAAATTGTGAATAAAAAACGCATAAACTTATTGCGTTACTTGGTAGCCGCTTCAGGTTATCAAGGCATGTGCGGAGGCCAAGCATTAGACTTAGCCGCAACAGATAAAGCCATTTCATTAGCAGAATTAGAAAATTTGCATTCATTAAAAACAGGTGCTTTACTTGAAGCTTCAGTAAAAATGGCGGCAGAATGCAGTAATAATGCCACAGCACAAGATAAAGCACAGCTAGCACATTATGCTAAGCTTGTTGGCTTAGCATACCAAGTACGTGATGATATAATCGATATTACATCAACGGAAGAAGAGCTGGGTAAACCAGCCGGCTCTGATCTTGCTGCCAATAAAAGTACCTACCCTGCATTACTGGGTTTACATGGTGCACAAGAAAAAGCAGAAAACTTATATCAACAAGCACTTCAAGCTTTAGACACTTTGCCCTACAATACACAAAGCTTGTCCGACTTTGCGACTTTCATTGTTAGCCGCAAAAATTAA
- the pomA gene encoding flagellar motor protein PomA, whose product MDLATLIGIVGAIGLLVMAMLLAGDIGMFIDAQSVIIVFGGSIFVVLSNYNLGQFFGIGKIIGKSFMFKLEKPEELIEKSVEMADAARKGGFLALEEAEISNAFMQKGVDMLVDGHDADVVRATMQKDIDLTTERHETGSNMMMALADVAPAMGMIGTLIGLVAMLSNMDDPKAIGPAMAVALLTTLYGAFLANVIAIPIAAKLKLRLAEEKMNQELVLDAVLGIQDGQNPRVIEGLLKNYLAEGKRAVDTTEE is encoded by the coding sequence GTGGATTTAGCAACGTTAATAGGCATAGTCGGTGCAATAGGGTTACTGGTTATGGCGATGTTACTAGCTGGTGACATTGGCATGTTTATAGATGCTCAGTCAGTGATCATTGTATTTGGTGGCTCAATATTTGTTGTGTTGTCCAATTATAATCTAGGCCAATTTTTCGGTATTGGAAAAATCATCGGCAAATCCTTTATGTTTAAGCTAGAAAAACCTGAAGAGCTAATTGAAAAGTCAGTTGAAATGGCTGATGCAGCTCGCAAAGGTGGTTTTTTGGCATTAGAAGAAGCTGAAATATCTAACGCGTTTATGCAAAAAGGGGTCGACATGCTAGTTGATGGTCATGATGCTGATGTGGTGCGTGCTACGATGCAAAAAGATATCGACTTAACGACTGAACGTCATGAAACAGGCTCCAACATGATGATGGCATTAGCCGATGTTGCCCCTGCGATGGGGATGATAGGTACATTGATTGGTCTGGTTGCCATGTTATCTAATATGGATGACCCTAAAGCGATTGGGCCTGCGATGGCTGTTGCTCTTTTAACAACGCTATATGGAGCCTTCTTAGCTAACGTTATCGCCATACCCATTGCCGCTAAATTAAAGCTACGTTTAGCGGAAGAAAAAATGAACCAAGAATTAGTACTTGATGCTGTTTTAGGTATTCAGGATGGTCAAAACCCACGCGTTATAGAAGGTTTGCTGAAAAATTACCTTGCTGAAGGTAAGCGTGCTGTTGATACCACAGAAGAATAG
- the xseB gene encoding exodeoxyribonuclease VII small subunit produces the protein MVRKKIENLSFEESLVELEVIVQNLEQGDLNLEDSMALFERGLHLSQHNQEKLKGAEQQINILLEKNGQATLEKFNTNETDSID, from the coding sequence ATGGTCAGAAAAAAAATAGAAAACTTAAGCTTCGAAGAATCATTGGTTGAATTAGAAGTAATTGTGCAAAATTTAGAACAAGGCGATCTGAATCTTGAAGATTCTATGGCCTTATTTGAGCGTGGTTTGCATTTGAGCCAACACAATCAAGAAAAGCTCAAAGGTGCTGAACAGCAAATTAATATTTTACTCGAAAAAAACGGCCAAGCAACATTAGAAAAATTTAATACTAACGAGACTGATAGCATTGACTAA
- the ribD gene encoding bifunctional diaminohydroxyphosphoribosylaminopyrimidine deaminase/5-amino-6-(5-phosphoribosylamino)uracil reductase RibD encodes MKTFSLQDHQFMQRAIHLAKRGHYTTSPNPRVGCVIVLNGEVIGEGFHQKAGQGHAEVHALKQAGAKAKGATAYVTLEPCSHFGLTPPCAEALIKAQVGHVIAAMVDPDPRVSGRGLERLKSAGITTKFGLLEQDARALNLGFITLMTTKLPYVRCKLAASLDGKTAMASGESKWITSPEAREDVQRLRAQSCGIICGADSVICDDAQMTVRWNSLGELKDSYAEADVRQPVRIIIDGKNRLTPDLAMFKTSGKILLIRSSIENSQTWPHFVEQVAISQAKDSEYIDLKQLLSYLAQQGLNDVLIESGAKLAGAFMSKDLVNELILYQAPKLIGSDGKSLVNMPALLQLSDAKNLNINDVTLVGKDIRITAQFTDKSV; translated from the coding sequence ATGAAAACTTTTTCGTTACAAGATCATCAATTTATGCAACGCGCTATCCATTTGGCAAAGCGTGGGCACTATACAACATCGCCTAACCCGCGTGTTGGCTGTGTTATTGTGCTTAATGGCGAAGTGATTGGCGAAGGGTTTCATCAAAAAGCAGGGCAAGGGCACGCGGAAGTTCATGCCTTAAAACAAGCAGGTGCGAAAGCTAAAGGTGCTACAGCATATGTTACGTTAGAGCCTTGTAGCCATTTTGGGTTAACACCGCCTTGCGCAGAAGCATTAATTAAGGCGCAAGTGGGCCATGTTATTGCTGCTATGGTTGATCCTGACCCTAGAGTATCAGGTCGTGGTCTTGAACGGCTGAAAAGCGCAGGTATCACCACAAAATTTGGTTTATTAGAGCAAGATGCTAGGGCATTAAACCTAGGCTTTATTACATTGATGACGACTAAGCTCCCCTATGTTCGCTGTAAATTAGCAGCAAGCTTAGATGGAAAAACGGCAATGGCCAGTGGTGAAAGTAAGTGGATAACTTCACCTGAGGCTCGCGAAGACGTGCAACGATTAAGAGCCCAAAGTTGTGGCATTATTTGTGGTGCAGACTCTGTTATTTGTGATGATGCCCAAATGACAGTGCGTTGGAATTCTCTAGGTGAATTAAAAGACAGTTATGCAGAGGCAGACGTTAGACAGCCGGTTCGAATTATTATTGATGGTAAGAATCGTCTAACACCCGATCTCGCTATGTTCAAAACCAGCGGTAAAATATTATTAATTAGATCTTCTATTGAAAATAGCCAAACATGGCCGCATTTTGTAGAACAAGTCGCCATTTCTCAGGCTAAAGATAGCGAGTATATCGATCTCAAACAGTTATTATCTTATCTGGCTCAACAAGGTTTGAATGACGTCTTAATTGAGTCTGGTGCCAAGTTAGCAGGCGCGTTTATGAGTAAAGACTTAGTTAATGAACTGATACTTTATCAAGCGCCAAAACTTATTGGCAGTGACGGTAAAAGTTTAGTTAACATGCCTGCTTTATTGCAGTTATCAGATGCTAAAAACCTCAATATTAACGATGTTACTCTGGTAGGTAAAGATATCAGAATAACGGCACAGTTTACTGATAAATCAGTATGA
- a CDS encoding riboflavin synthase, with translation MFTGIIEAVGQLSAINSSAGGARVSINTAALDLSDVKLGDSIATNGICLTVVALDNTSFSADVSSETLTRTGLAHYKIGDSVNLEKAMLPTTRFGGHMVSGHVDAVSEISAIEHKGNSIDYWLTMPEELSPYIAEKGSITIDGTSLTVNSLSDDKFRLTIVPHTTDQTIISKYQVGTKVNLEVDLIARYIERLLTKQTADEPKASGVTHALLARNGFIK, from the coding sequence ATGTTTACAGGGATCATAGAAGCCGTAGGGCAATTAAGCGCTATTAATAGTTCAGCTGGTGGCGCACGAGTTAGCATTAATACGGCGGCATTAGATTTATCAGATGTAAAGTTGGGTGATTCTATCGCCACTAATGGTATTTGCTTAACTGTGGTCGCTTTAGATAACACTAGCTTTAGTGCCGATGTTTCTAGTGAGACTTTAACACGAACGGGTTTAGCGCATTATAAAATTGGTGATAGTGTTAATCTTGAAAAAGCGATGTTACCTACCACGCGATTTGGTGGCCATATGGTATCAGGCCACGTTGATGCAGTGAGTGAAATTAGTGCCATTGAACATAAAGGTAATAGCATAGACTATTGGCTAACAATGCCAGAGGAACTATCACCCTATATTGCTGAAAAAGGCTCAATAACGATCGATGGAACAAGCTTGACGGTAAACAGCTTAAGTGATGATAAATTTCGTTTAACGATTGTACCGCATACCACAGACCAAACAATTATTAGCAAATACCAAGTGGGCACTAAAGTGAATCTAGAAGTAGATTTAATTGCTCGCTACATTGAAAGATTACTTACCAAGCAAACAGCTGATGAGCCAAAAGCATCAGGTGTTACACATGCGTTATTAGCGCGTAATGGTTTTATTAAATAA
- a CDS encoding VanZ family protein, giving the protein MTNTSMKSRYHLSILAIIVILFFCLYFSSADLRRVVFRSTEIDSIGHIISFFCLTWVLHSILKLPLFNTMLTVAFYGVLTELGQYYLGFRSAQVSDFISDLIGIAMFGIIRWSILMYRNRSSRKPR; this is encoded by the coding sequence ATGACTAACACCTCAATGAAAAGTCGCTATCATTTATCCATTCTAGCTATTATTGTCATACTATTTTTTTGCCTTTACTTTAGCTCTGCCGACTTGAGACGAGTCGTTTTTCGTAGCACTGAAATTGATTCAATTGGCCATATTATCAGTTTTTTTTGTTTAACTTGGGTCTTACATAGCATATTGAAATTACCGCTATTTAATACCATGTTAACCGTTGCGTTTTATGGCGTGCTGACCGAATTAGGGCAATATTATTTAGGCTTTCGCAGTGCTCAAGTCAGTGACTTTATTTCTGACTTAATTGGTATTGCTATGTTTGGTATTATTAGGTGGTCTATTCTTATGTATCGCAATCGTTCTAGTCGCAAGCCTCGGTAA
- the thiI gene encoding tRNA uracil 4-sulfurtransferase ThiI, with product MKFIVKLQAEITIKSRPVRKRFTKILESSVKNVLRRVDEQVTTRMNWDNIEVNTANNSPENRLKLIDTLKSIPGIPMFLEVQQTDFTDLHDIYEKTAAVHAQNIENKTFCVRVKRTGKHEFNSIKVEQYVGGGLNQQVESARVKLSKPDFTVHLEIKNENLFIVTERHKGMGGFPIATQEDVLSLMSGGFDSGVASYQMIKKGARTHYCFFNLGGAAHEVGVKQVSYYLWNKFGASHRVKFFAVDFEPVVEEILENIDNGLMGVVLKRMMMRAAEKIANKMGIQALITGEAVGQVSSQTLTNLNVIDRVTETLILRPLIAYDKQDIIDIARKIGTEDFAKTIPEYCGVISKKPTVKAVLAKVEAEEANFDFSILDKVIEETRIFDIRDIGKESEEEIHAVDTLDNIPANSIVLDIRSPEEEDDNPLALDGVEIMHMPFYKLSTQFGDLDKSKEYLLYCDQGVMSKLQALYLLGAGFTNVKVYRP from the coding sequence ATGAAATTTATTGTTAAATTACAGGCTGAAATTACCATCAAAAGCCGTCCGGTGCGAAAGCGTTTTACTAAGATTTTAGAGTCGAGTGTAAAAAACGTTTTACGTCGTGTTGATGAGCAAGTTACAACGCGAATGAACTGGGATAACATTGAAGTTAACACCGCTAATAATAGTCCAGAAAATCGATTAAAATTAATCGATACCCTAAAATCGATCCCTGGCATTCCAATGTTTCTTGAAGTTCAGCAGACAGACTTTACTGATTTGCATGATATTTATGAAAAAACTGCAGCTGTACATGCTCAAAACATTGAAAATAAAACCTTTTGTGTTCGTGTAAAACGCACCGGTAAGCACGAGTTTAACTCTATAAAAGTTGAGCAATATGTTGGTGGTGGTTTAAATCAACAGGTTGAATCGGCACGGGTAAAATTGTCGAAACCTGACTTTACTGTGCACCTTGAAATTAAAAATGAAAATCTATTTATTGTTACCGAACGCCACAAAGGTATGGGCGGCTTTCCAATTGCTACGCAAGAAGATGTATTGTCACTTATGTCGGGTGGTTTTGACTCAGGTGTTGCTAGTTATCAAATGATAAAGAAAGGCGCACGTACGCATTATTGTTTCTTTAATTTAGGTGGCGCGGCGCACGAAGTTGGTGTTAAACAGGTTAGTTACTATTTATGGAACAAATTTGGTGCATCACATCGTGTTAAATTTTTCGCCGTTGATTTTGAACCTGTTGTCGAAGAAATATTGGAAAATATTGATAATGGCTTAATGGGTGTTGTGCTTAAACGCATGATGATGCGAGCCGCCGAGAAAATAGCCAATAAAATGGGCATTCAAGCGCTTATTACGGGAGAAGCGGTAGGACAAGTATCGAGTCAAACATTAACGAACTTGAATGTAATTGATCGCGTAACCGAAACGTTAATTCTTCGACCATTAATTGCTTACGATAAACAAGATATTATTGATATTGCACGCAAAATTGGTACGGAAGATTTTGCTAAAACCATTCCTGAATATTGTGGTGTTATTTCTAAAAAGCCAACGGTCAAGGCGGTATTAGCTAAAGTTGAAGCTGAAGAAGCTAATTTTGATTTCTCAATCCTTGATAAAGTTATTGAAGAAACACGTATTTTCGACATTCGCGATATCGGCAAAGAAAGCGAAGAAGAAATTCATGCCGTTGACACCTTAGATAATATTCCCGCTAACTCAATTGTGCTTGATATTAGAAGCCCTGAAGAAGAAGATGACAACCCATTAGCGTTAGATGGTGTAGAAATAATGCACATGCCGTTTTACAAGCTGTCGACTCAATTTGGTGACTTAGATAAATCTAAAGAATATTTATTGTATTGCGACCAAGGTGTTATGAGTAAATTACAGGCACTTTATTTATTAGGTGCAGGCTTTACAAATGTGAAAGTCTATCGCCCATAA
- the dxs gene encoding 1-deoxy-D-xylulose-5-phosphate synthase, translated as MTINLAEYPLLANIDCPDDLRKLNKNQLTKTSEELRRYLLNSVSKSSGHFASGLGTIELTVALHYVYNTPFDHLLWDVGHQAYPHKILTGRRDQLHTIRQKDGLHPFPWREESEYDVLSVGHSSTSISAALGLAVAAEQEAKNRKVVAVIGDGAMTAGMAFEALNHAGDINKDMLVILNDNEMSISENVGALNNHLAKMLSGSIYTGIREGSKRILNNIPPIKELASRAEEHLKGMVVPSTFFEELGFNYIGPIDGHDVNGLVDTITNMRNLKGPQLLHIATTKGKGYQQAEQDPIKYHAVPKFDHTETSLPKSAPSLPTYSAIFGDWLCKVAEQDSKLAAITPAMREGSGMVQFSQRFPKQYYDVAIAEQHAVTFAAGLAIGGQKPVVAIYSSFLQRGYDQFIHDVAIQNLPVLFAIDRAGIVGADGATHQGAFDLSFMRCIPNITIMTPSDERECQLMLNTGYKLNAPAAVRYPRGSGNGAELPSIDETIELGKANVIRSLENNSVNEKIAILNFGTTLAEATITAETLNTTLVDMRFVKPLDQTLIQSLCESHDYIVTIEDNAIAGGAGSGVNEYILSQGMAKKILNIGLPDNFIKHGTQAEIHQELGLDATGIIDKISKFINL; from the coding sequence ATGACTATAAACCTAGCTGAATATCCTTTACTGGCCAACATTGATTGTCCAGATGATTTGCGCAAATTAAATAAAAATCAATTAACAAAAACCAGCGAAGAGTTAAGGCGTTATCTTTTAAATTCTGTTAGTAAAAGTAGCGGACATTTTGCTTCAGGTTTGGGCACAATTGAATTAACGGTCGCTTTACATTATGTGTACAACACCCCCTTTGATCATTTACTTTGGGATGTTGGCCATCAAGCATATCCTCATAAAATATTAACTGGCCGTCGTGACCAATTACATACCATTCGACAAAAAGATGGTTTGCACCCTTTTCCTTGGCGTGAAGAAAGTGAGTACGACGTACTTAGCGTAGGTCACTCAAGCACGTCAATATCGGCCGCATTAGGTTTAGCTGTTGCAGCTGAACAAGAAGCTAAAAACCGTAAAGTCGTTGCCGTTATTGGTGATGGTGCTATGACAGCAGGTATGGCATTTGAAGCCTTAAACCATGCCGGCGACATCAACAAAGATATGCTAGTTATTTTAAACGATAACGAAATGTCGATTTCAGAAAATGTTGGAGCGTTAAATAATCATTTAGCAAAAATGCTTTCCGGAAGTATTTATACTGGGATCCGCGAAGGTAGTAAGCGCATACTTAACAATATTCCACCGATCAAAGAATTAGCGAGCCGAGCTGAAGAACATTTAAAAGGCATGGTTGTGCCAAGCACTTTCTTTGAAGAACTTGGTTTTAACTATATTGGCCCAATTGATGGTCATGACGTTAATGGTTTAGTCGATACCATCACCAATATGCGTAACCTTAAAGGCCCGCAATTACTTCATATTGCCACCACAAAAGGTAAAGGTTACCAACAAGCCGAGCAAGACCCTATTAAGTACCACGCGGTACCAAAATTTGATCACACTGAAACTAGCTTACCTAAGAGTGCGCCAAGTTTACCCACCTATTCAGCAATTTTTGGTGATTGGTTATGTAAGGTCGCAGAGCAAGACTCAAAACTTGCCGCTATTACGCCAGCCATGCGAGAAGGCTCAGGCATGGTGCAATTTAGCCAACGTTTTCCTAAACAATACTATGATGTTGCGATTGCTGAGCAACATGCAGTTACTTTTGCAGCCGGCTTAGCTATTGGTGGACAAAAACCTGTTGTCGCTATTTATTCAAGCTTTTTACAGCGTGGTTATGATCAATTTATTCATGACGTCGCCATTCAAAATTTACCGGTGTTATTTGCTATTGATAGAGCGGGTATTGTCGGTGCTGATGGCGCGACTCACCAAGGTGCTTTCGACCTAAGTTTTATGCGCTGTATTCCTAACATCACCATCATGACGCCATCTGATGAACGTGAATGCCAACTCATGCTAAATACAGGCTATAAGTTAAACGCGCCTGCAGCCGTACGTTACCCTCGTGGCAGTGGTAATGGAGCAGAGCTACCTAGCATTGATGAAACCATTGAGTTGGGTAAAGCTAATGTTATTCGTTCATTAGAAAACAACAGCGTTAACGAAAAAATCGCGATACTTAATTTTGGTACAACGTTAGCAGAGGCAACCATTACAGCTGAAACACTTAATACCACCTTGGTGGATATGCGCTTTGTTAAGCCGTTAGATCAAACGCTAATTCAATCACTATGTGAAAGCCATGACTACATTGTAACCATAGAAGATAACGCTATAGCAGGCGGTGCAGGCTCAGGGGTTAATGAGTATATTCTTAGTCAAGGTATGGCGAAAAAAATTCTCAACATTGGTTTACCAGACAACTTTATTAAACACGGTACACAAGCAGAAATCCATCAGGAATTGGGTTTAGATGCCACTGGCATAATTGATAAAATAAGTAAGTTTATTAATTTATAA